The nucleotide window GCGACTTCGATGACGACGTCGTGCGCGGTGGCAGCGGCTGATTCCACGGCGCCGGTGCAGGACATGTCCCCCACCGTCCGGTAGCGCACCCTTCTGGTCAGCACTTGCTCGCCCTCGCTGGGCTGCGACACTTCGCCGACGGCCCGCCACATGCCGTCCCGCCGGAACACTTCGCGGTCATGCGCGTAGTAGAGGCCCGGCAGCTCGATGCATTCGCGCTCGATGTAGCGCCAGACATCCAGTTCGGTCCAATTCGAGATCGGGAAGGCGCGGACGTGCTGGCCTACGGTGTGCCGGCCGTTGTAGAGGTTCCAGAGTTCGGGGCGCTGGTTGCGCGGGTCCCACTGGCCGAACTCGTCGCGCAGGCTCAGGATCCGTTCCTTCGCCCGCGCCTTGTCCTCGTCCCGCCGTCCGCCGCCGAACACGGCGTCGAACCGGTGGCGCGAGATCGCCTCCAGCAAGGGAACGGTCTGCAGCGGGTTGCGGGTGCCGTCAGCCCGCTCGGACAGTTCGCCGCGGTCGATGAACTCCTGCACGCTGCCCACCACCAGGCGCAGCCCCAGCCTTTCCACGGTCCGGTCGCGGAATTCGAGTACTTCGGGGAAGTTGTGGCC belongs to Arthrobacter crystallopoietes and includes:
- the cysD gene encoding sulfate adenylyltransferase subunit CysD, with product MNTTYLTEDRPPAGAATPAASAPRAALSSLDALESEAIHIIREVVAEFERPALLFSGGKDSVLMLHLATKAFWPGKVPFPVLHVDTGHNFPEVLEFRDRTVERLGLRLVVGSVQEFIDRGELSERADGTRNPLQTVPLLEAISRHRFDAVFGGGRRDEDKARAKERILSLRDEFGQWDPRNQRPELWNLYNGRHTVGQHVRAFPISNWTELDVWRYIERECIELPGLYYAHDREVFRRDGMWRAVGEVSQPSEGEQVLTRRVRYRTVGDMSCTGAVESAAATAHDVVIEVAASTLTERGATRADDRISEAAMEDRKKDGYF